One window of Papaver somniferum cultivar HN1 chromosome 9, ASM357369v1, whole genome shotgun sequence genomic DNA carries:
- the LOC113307867 gene encoding apoptosis-inducing factor 2-like: MASKVEKKSKVVVVGGGIAGALLAKSLQFHADVVLIDPKEYFEITYANLRAKVEPSFAERSVVKHSDYFTKGRIVVAYASGVIETEVLTSNGECIPYDYLVIATGNDDSYPKSRSKRLEQYQEDFANIKSADSVLVIGGGSTGVELAGEIAVDFPEKKVTLVHKNTRLLDFMGQKASSKTLDWLVSKNVKVILGQTVDLKSHQDGDKVYKTSGGETIIADCHFFCAGIPLGTKWLKESILRDALTDGGRVMVDQHLRVKGRKNIFAIGDITDIPEIKQGLFAMQHANVTAKNLKLLMYGGKESKMATYKAGPDMAIVSLGRKDAVMQSPMSTMIGRIPGFMKSSDQFVGKTRKQMGIDASCFGL, from the exons ATGGCTTCTAAAGTTGAGAAGAAAAGTAAAGTTGTTGTAGTTGGAGGTGGAATTGCTGGGGCCCTTCTTGCTAAATCTCTTCAGTTCCATGCTGATGTTGTTCTTATCGATCC GAAGGAGTATTTTGAGATCACATATGCAAATCTGAGAGCAAAGGTGGAACCTTCGTTTGCTGAGAGGTCTGTGGTCAAACACAGCGATTACTTCACTAAAGGGCGTATTGTCGTAGCTTATGCATCTGGAGTAATTGAGACAGAAGTATTAACCTCAAATGGGGAGTGCATTCCCTATGATTATCTCGTCATTGCTACTGGCAATGATGATTCTTATCCCAAAAGTAGGAGTAAAAGGCTCGAACAATATCAAGAAG ATTTCGCGAATATAAAGTCTGCGGATTCTGTTTTGGTCATTGGAGGAGGGTCTACAGGTGTTGAACTTGCTGGAGAGATTGCAGTTGACTTCCCAGAGAAGAAAGTGACTCTGGTTCACAAAAATACGAGATTGTTGGATTTCATGGGACAGAAAGCTTCTAGCAAGACCCTTGATTGGTTGGTTTCGAAGAATGTCAAGGTCATTTTGGGTCAGACAGTCGACTTAAAATCTCATCAAGATGGAGATAAAGTATATAAGACATCAGGAGGAGAAACTATCATAGCGGATTGCCACTTCTTTTGTGCAGGAATACCATTGGGTACGAAATGGCTCAAAGAGTCCATTTTGAGAGACGCTTTAACTGACGGAGGAAGAGTAATGGTCGATCAGCATCTAAGGGTCAAAGGTCGTAAAAATATATTTGCTATTGGAGATATTACTGACATCCCG GAAATCAAACAAGGGTTATTTGCAATGCAGCATGCCAACGTAACAGCAAAGAACTTAAAGTTGTTAATGTACGGAGGAAAAGAGAGCAAGATGGCAACATACAAGGCTGGTCCTGATATGGCAATTGTTTCATTAGGAAGGAAAGATGCCGTGATGCAATCCCCAATGAGTACTATGATCGGACGTATCCCCGGCTTTATGAAATCAAGCGACCAGTTTGTAGGAAAGACAAGAAAGCAAATGGGTATAGATGCCTCATGTTTCGGACTCTAG